The Rhea pennata isolate bPtePen1 chromosome 5, bPtePen1.pri, whole genome shotgun sequence nucleotide sequence TCATCATGGCAAAATGTTAGCGAGGGGGAAGAGACAATGTCTTCTCAAACTTCACTGCTTCCACATGGTGTGATTTATGCACATGTTACGTATGAATCATGCCAGGCTCTCTTCCACTTGAGAGCAACAGGAACTATTAGCTATTTATAAGGTTATTTAAGGATGAGATGCATGGCACTCATCCTGAGTATTATTAGTATTGACTAATTATTTCCATTGAATGTACCTGATTTCACTCTAGGTAAATCTACAATTTATCTACATATAGCAATCTATCATAGCTGTTATTGTTTAATTACTATCTTCTAGTAGCCAGAAATggttagaaaatgttttcacagaCAGCCCTTTCTCCATGATGCATGTAAGTATACAGAAAGTTTATCACAGCGCTACATTAAATTACCAAGGTTTACCAGGAGTTAGTATGCTGTTGCTTAACtctagaaaagacaaaatgtttttctcaagtCTCGGCCTGCCTACGTAGATAGTATGAATCTTTCAACCCAGCCCTAATCCTTGGCTAACAATCCGAAGGATGCTACTGTTTTCGGGGAGGAACTGTGGGGAACAGTGCAGTTTCTTCAGCAatagttttctttcctcctcgGCCATGCTGGAGCACTCGGCACGTCCGTGAGCGGGGTAACTGGTCACTTACCCCAGGACACCGATTCCTCTGACCCTGGCCCATGTGTGAGCCTAGTCAAGGGTAAAGCTTGCAGTTACATCAAACCCACAAACAAATGTTTCTGCTCACAAGCTTTGAAGCCATCAATTCCTCTGTGATTCCAGATAGATCAGCATGATGAATGAATCAGTCACacagtttttttaaagtctcCCTCAAGTTATAAATGCCAAAAGTAGAGACTCTGGAAAATATGAGTCTCTCCTGCTGAATACGATGCAAAATGAGGGTGAATCATCACATAAGGATAACACCAGTGTACCTGATAGATGGCAGTGTCTGTGAGATCCCGGTGAACATGAAGCTGTTtatttcttgtgtgtgtgttttcctgtTTGTGTAAATGGCAGTTTAGAAAACCTTGCCCACAGAACAACTGTCACTGCAATAACATGAGAGTAAATTGGGATGTGCAGAGTTTTGGAGGAAGGAAGCCCAAGCCCACGCAGTGCAAATTCACAGAGCACTTGGGTATTTCTAGATGAGCGATGCCTGGGATGGAGGCATTCCTGCCCCAGGAGCCAGGGTATCTTTTGCCATTTGAGAAGTCATACAAAGGATTGACAGAAATGCTTTTCCGTTGGCCTGATAATGGCCTATATGGACCTTTTCTGTGGGTTAATTAATTCTCTTTCACTCCTGTTTGGCAACGAGTGTTTGCTCAGTTGTGCGATGTGAGGCAAGCTCAGTTCATCCTCAGAGGGGCAGTTTCATTCCATATCATTAAGTTAGTCCTGCCTTTGCTTCGTTGTCAAATTATGATGTGCCAGCTTTGCAAGCTATATTTCTGGGTTTCCCAGAGCAAAGGGTTTTTGGTTGTGAAAGTAAAATGTTGGCAAGTCAATAAGAATTGGGCAAGAGAATGTGTACTTAGAATGATAAATCCTCATGCCACCATTTCATTTGCCTTAGAAAGAGGTATCCACTCAAAGTCCATCTGCAAAAGTTCATATAAATATACCTTCTGATAGAAGCAACTCCATTAAAATAAGGGGGTCAAGACCactgaaaaattactgtaactATGATAACAATCAGGTCCTGTCCTAAATGCTGAAGTAAATAAGCTCAAAGCTGCAATTTTAACACACTGTGCCACTGCTACAGCTGGGCTGTGACTGCCAATGCTCTGGCTGCTGCCATGCAtgtgaggaggagagcagcTTGCTGCCCTCAGCAAAAAATGATGAGGGCAATTAAAACTATACAATTCTGCCTGCCTTTAGCTATCATTTAAAACTCCTGCCAGGAAAAGCTAGCATGGCCAATGCAAGATAACAGTGGTATAATCAGGTTTAAGTAAATACATACCCTTCTTCAAAAGAGGTTTTTGCCCTTTAGATGCAATGTCTTTGGCCAGATTATCCTCTGCCTACTTCACTTTCTTTGCATCTGGCAGGTGCCAAATGCTGCAGCAAAGCTCCCTGGAGAGGTGTCAGCACCACAGCATGCATCAGCTTCCTGCTAGCACAGGGTTTTACCACTTAGTTCTGTATTCATGATCTGTCCAGCAACTGGACTGTTTCCATCGACAAAAGTCATCTGCATGGGTGTGTgcaacaagaaaagaaaggcttttttgtttttgttttttgataacACTAAGAGAGAGTAAATGAATATCTTGTGGTCAAGGAAGTATTAATGTAAACCTGAAGAACTCATGTGTCGTAAAACTCCTTGTATGGACAGATGGTACTTTGAACATAGTTTCATAATGGGATTCTGTTCTGCCATGTTTTCAGCCTCTTTCACAACTGCAGTTGGACTCTCTGAAGTGAAATTTCATACAACTTCATAGCTCTCCAGATGAAAGCCATTTAAAGGAACTCAAAtaatcttgttatttttttctgtgttatatCTTAGAAGCAAATAAAGTTATTTCATTACCAGACTGTGATTCTATTTCTCATAACAGATGTTTTACCTCAGATGATTACTTTCACATGtttgcagaaaacaaatattttagtgttattgttctgctttgtttacACCTGAAATCCTAGTCCTCAGAGTGTATTTCTAAGAATACACAGAAATTTAAGGCCTGGTGTGAATTCCATTGGAGTCAATGAGCCAGAATTTTGAAGTTCAAGACAGGTATCTCTCAATGAGAGCTCATCTGAGGTTTTACTGATATATTTTCTATCAAGTTCTCAGATGAATGAAAACATTGAAATTGAAACTCTGCATGAGTATGCTGAAGCTTTTCAAAACTAGGTGCTATAAGTTTCAAAAAATCACTAGAATAGAAAAGGGAGAAATAGAAAGGAACAGTGGAGAAACTCTACAAGACTgtacattttttcccaaattgAATTGTAGCTTGAAtatcttttttcaaaacaatgcaTCATCATACTCAAGTGGCTAGGACTACTGACTAAAAACCTTAATTATTATCACAATACAAGAACTTAGTGATGGCATGCATTAACTCCCCgaattaaatatacatacatacatacatacatatatatatatatataaacatatatatatacatgtagcAGCTAGAATAGCTGTCAGTAAAGGGAAGTGGTCAGTCCTCCTCCTGGATCTTGGTGAAGTTCAATGTGAGCCCTTCCAGCACCTGAGTAGTGGATCTAGAGCCCAGGGCCAGCAGGGCGAAGCCAGCAGAGATGCTCACCAGAGGGAAGGAAACGTTCCTGCCAGGGGCTTCTGCAGTCACTTGCCTGTAAAACCTGAAGACAAAGTCAGCGTTGCTGGGGACTTTCCTACAGGGATCCACTAGGATCTTCCCCacagggatgctgctgctgggacGTGTAGTTTTCTTATACTACTTGTGGAGATTGGACTGAGGATAGCCAGGAACAGCAGGCTGAAGTACAACGAAGGGGAGTGCTGGAAGGCATCAGTAAGGagcaaagcaaatacatttcttgATCTAACTGTAAATAGATTTCATTGCCATGTGCTGTGCCAGAAACAGCTCCTTAATTTGTTCACCTGGCCCTTTGAGAACTTTTATGGTTATTACCTTTGGGGGTTATAGTAACATTTGTCTTTCTGGTTTCTCGCTAAAACCACTTCTAAAAATTTTTAGCAATCGAAAAATACGTGTTTCCCCTACTTGTGAGAATGAAATGATCCTGAGGGATCTGATTATATCTCTGTTTCAGCACCAGCTTGGCAGAGGTATTGGAGCAATCCATGGTCTGTGCTATTTAAAATCACTGTCAGATTTAAGGAATGGAGAGCTGTGCACCTAATCACCTCTGTCTCTGCATGCCTCCGCATCAGTGCTGGAAAGAGAGCTGCATGACATCGGCTTCTGCTGTTGAGCCTTTCTGGACAGCAGGGTCCAGCTCCTAAGACCACTAACTCTCCAAAGGCCATTTTCTGTGAGCTCCACCTAACTTACAGAGCTGGGGCAGCACCCAGCAAACAGCTTGCACAATTTTCCAAAAGGTGGAATACAGTACCCAAACCAAAGACAGACTTTCTGGTTTGTACCACAATCcttgtttttaagattttttaagtGCAGCAAAGTACAGTGACTATGACTCCACAATACGTTGTATATCCCATTTTAAACTATATCTTAGTCCATTTATGATAGCACATAATACAATTAAACTTGCATATTTTACTCTTCATTTTCACACATGACAGTTTGTGTACTCAGCCGTGAAGTGTTTTTAGGTATTTGTATCATCAAACCATTGCCATGTTATCTGAAGACCTCCACAAATCCTCAGTGGGGAGCAgtcttttgaaaatatacatacacaattACTGTGACAGCAAATGCGTGTGGCTGATCAGAAGAAACCACCACAACACAGCAATGACAAACATTTGAGATTCTCACGATTTTTGCCTTGCAATAGTTTTGATGTTTACTTCCTGAATGTCCTAAGTTTATTTCCtctagaaggaaaaaggagCTCAGGGGCTAGCAACACGACTTGGACCTTAGTGGTATGCAATAAATGCAGATcaccagcagagcaggagactgCAGGGCTGAATGACAAAATAGCAGTTTCCACGCCTCACTCACTCATCCTGCACCTATGTGCTAGTACACTAACTCATGCTGGGGCACAGGCCTGGCATTATCCTGCAATCACTCATATTCATACATTTTTAGTATGCTTCCTGATACAGGCATTGCCCGTTCCAGTTAAATTCTTCCAAATAAGCCCTGGGCATATTTTAGGGATTAGCACAAGTCAGGGAATTATTTCCAATACGCTAGTTGGATGTTTTGCAGAGGCAGAGAGTCAAGCAATGTGGATATGAGCTGGGACAAGCCGATTGATCTCAGGGCTACAGAGACGTTGAAGCACTTTATTTACTTGCGTAGACGTAAGTTCTGTGAGTATGATTAATTTCAGTGTTGATTTTAGCCCTCGCAGCTATTCACACCCTATCTCTTTTTGGCTTCCTGCTGGAGTGTTAAGATGGATGCCTCTTGATGAAGCAATGATCAAATCTGCAAAGCAATACAAGTAACATCTTTCGGGTATCTGGCTGATTAAAATATGCCCAAGCTCTGATTTAGCCCCTTTTGGGTATCTGGCTGATTAAAATATGCCCAAGCTCTGATTTAGCCCCTGTTTCCCCATAGGATGTTCTTGGAGAATTTGAGACTCTAAAAGGAGGTCAAAAAAGCCAACACAAAGTGGGTGGATGTCATCAGCTGTGAATGCTGGCAAACCAAGTATGGCAAGAGAGTTTTCTTTCAAGGGAAGCACCTAAAGATTGTCTGAAAGGAGAGTAATTCCCTGAACTTGTGGTCTGTAGCTATGCCTCCCCCTTTTCCTAGGAGCTCCATCAATGTCACAAAATAACATTCCTTGAGCCACCACTTCACTCAACAGCATAGTTTGCAGAGCATTCACTGGGCTTTGCCAAACCCACACTCAAACCATTCTCTCCAGGGAAAGGCAGACTTGGGCTTCTATCTTCCTGGAAAATATGATTATTAGAATGCCAGATCCAAGATCTTTAGAGTTAAAATGCAATAGCAGCACGCCACTCACAGTGGCCAGCCTGACCTACCTGGATTTTAGGGTATTATACATGACcctaaaaattaaatcttgatgctaaaaattaaattccttGTCACCCAACCCTGTACcttgaaacaaaattaacaacACATTTACAACAAACAGAGAAGGGTCATTTTTTCACCTAGTTTATGCTACTCCTACGGTGAATCTCTCTGGTATAAGCGTGTCCTGCATGTTATAACCCCTTCCCCTGTTTTAAGGGGGAATATGACCCTGCTGAAATGGTAGAATCTTGACATTGACTGGTGTAATCACTGGATCTGGAGTAAATAATTCTATTGAACccaaaagacagaagagagaggaaattaGGCTGACACCATACCCAGAGTGACTGCATTTCTGTCAGCAGACCTCTGCTTTCCCTGGTGCTCCAGATCTTCACAGGCACTTAGACTTGTGTCTAGATTTTGGTACTACCCTGGATCTATGAGACTGACTCAGAACAGTGATATCAAATTGACACAGACATCCTCAGATAGTGGGGACAATCATTTTCACACGGAAACACAGTATGACCTTTCTCCTCCACTGATGTCCAGGTGGAAGAGAACAACTGGAGGTTGTTCTGCATTTATATTGTGATCTGAAATATATCAGCCTGCCACTGGACCAGCACTTGCTAAGACCTTGCAATTGCCGGAGCAAGTCGGTTCAACAGCTTCTTTGTTTCCTATTCACAACTCAGGAGCAGCCATTTTGttcaatatatatttacttaaaatgttttaacatgCTTCCTTCAGGCTGGATATTCACCTGGTTTTTCAAAGATGGCATACATTGGTCATTAAAAGCCTGATTTCTAAGCCCATCCATAATTCACTAAAAGGTATAGTTCAAGGATTACTTTCtagtggaggaaggaaaaaaacaatgttttcaagAATGATCAcatatttgcttcattttttttcaaaactagaAAATTGTTAGTAACAGGTTTGATACAATTTTAATCACATAGAAATATAATTGCATGAAGAATGCAATTCTTTTCAACTAGACTGGTCATTTTTCAGTAGGGTTTACAATTTTTCCCATGAAGAGGACGCTCTGAGAATATCGATCAACAATCAACAGCAAAAATGGACGGTTGAATTTAACAACAGGAGGAACAGAATGAGGAAGGAATTCTGTATAAGTGcctcctgcagcctctgtgccaTTCTCGTGGATATTCAGCAGGGCCTTGTGGACAGCCTACaataaaatatagcaaataTTAATGTATCTGGAGAAGACTAGGGGGAGAAACTAAAATTAGCACTAAATCCGTTCAATTATTGCCTTTTACAAAAATTGCTGTGAAGCCAACGAGCAGGCAGAAAACCACTACAGCTCTGTTAGCAATGATTTGTTAGCAGTGTGATCTCTGTAAAAAAGTGTTCTCCCATTCAGCATTGCTCACTGTCAGTGTATCTAACAGACTCCAGTGACTGTGCATCTCGTGACTGCACTCCCGTTCAGTACTGCTCACCATGGGCGTATCTAACAGACCCCACCAGCTGCACATTTTGTGGtattaactgaaaatagaaCATTCAAGTAAACTcaaaagaaatgataatttCAGAGAGAATGGAAGCTGGAATCTAGGACCACTCTCTATGCATCCTTAATAGCACTTTCATCACAAATTTAAACTCCATAtgacaattttcaaaattattgtagattatttttctttaatcattttattttactagccCCCAATTGTCAAAACACAGTAATTACTCCTTTCACAATAGCTGTAAGAAAGTTAATGTTTATCATCTCAACATTATCTCTTATTTCCAGGAAATGATGCTTTCCCTAATCTGGTCCATTTTAAGTGACTAGCACTAGTCAATATCTTCAATGAcagcagaagttttaaaatcctttaaaattatAGGATGCACATGGTATAAAAAGGATAACTTTCTCTTCTAAATATCCTGATGCAAAACATCCCCAGCACAGATATGGAGAATCTTTTCACATGGAGAAACTGGATCATGTTTAGTCCCTGGGACAAATGCTCTACCTCTCCCAACCTGTGCCACATCTCAGCCTCCAGAAGGAAGATAGTagtgtgaaaatacatttatactTCTCTTAGCCCCAGATGTTGGACACGTCTGAGAGAATTTAAGGCTACCACTTTATTAGCCGAATGTTCTAGTTCACTGAATAACAAAcagccctaaaaaaaaaaaaaaaaaaaaagaaaaaaaaagaaaaaaaaaacttccccaGTATAGCCTAGGCAAGGCAACTGGGCACTGAGGAATCCACAGGTCATCATTTCTGTTGACAAACTTACTTTTGAAATCTTTATATCAGGTGTTTCCATGATTCCAGATAGATCAGCATGGTCAGAAAACACATCAGTTACACCGAGATTCATGAACATCTTCTTTAAGTCATAGGTGCCATAAATAGATAGTTTTGGAATATACACTTCCATCCTCCTgttaaattcaaaagaaatggTAGTTATTGCAACCAAATCACATCTTGGACTAAAGTCTCCCAACTGGATGTTTGCTCTtctgtcaaaaaagaaaaagaaaaaaaagaaaaaaaaaagaaaaaaagaaaaagaaaaaagaaaagaaagaaagaaaagaaaagaaacccgGAAACCAGGTCTTCAAATTTGGAAGaaatagcaacaaaaaagaGGGCTGAAAACAACAATTCAGTGATTTGGAGGATGGAAGAGGCGAAAGACTTAGCTGAGCTTTGTTGTACAATACTGCAATAGTCACTCTactgcacagaaaacaaatgtcatGCCATCACATTTGGCATAACGTTTGCATTCACTTCCTagcccaaaatatttttcttttggatttcaCACTCTGTTCCCACTAAGGAATCTGGCTGCTATGTCACAGTATtaccacacttagcacactgtACTGGAGATGGGAACTAGAGACACTTAAGAACAACTATAAATTACTTGAGGAGAGAAATCCGATTTCCAAATTCACAGGTCTTGTCCCTCATTATAGGGCAATACTGATCCACTTCTTGCTGAAAGTAAGTATGAAATCATTTGGTCGACCCTTTCCTATCCATTTCAACACTTAAATCTTCAGTCAACAGCAAAAGTggtaaaaatagcaaaattataAAGTCTAATCATATCATTCAGATTTTGGAATATAACCCACTGGGAAGCATCAAATCAGCATTTTATATTTACCGtctttcaaatgatttttcccATTTAGACACAGTGTCTTTTGTAAGGGCATCCTCCAATcgtttcatttttcctttgctgggCAGGATAAATAATGCCACCACATCTCCCTTGTAAGGAATCTGCACCACCTCACAAGAAAGCTTTCTGTCAGAGTAGCTTTGATAAAACCCATCTCGATTCATCATCTCCACTTCAACTGAAGTCTTCTCATTCACATAGAAATAATCCTTACGCGTCCCCTTGATATTGAAAGGATTTTCCCAGTAGGCTTAAAATCAAAAGAGAGAGTGCAATTTAATGCTTACTTCAAAGAGGATATATTAGTATAGTCCAGGCTAATTAACACCAAAGAAAAAACCCCGTATCTTTGGATTTGCACTCGTACTTGAAGATCAAACATATTCAAAATTTGTTAAAGATCTTGTTCTCTGACATCTTCATTGTAATGTTTCCAGTAACAACCAAGTATTGCAGAATAAACTTGACATGGACTTGTATAATGCCTTCATAAGGCAGAAAATGGAATGGAGTAACTTCATCATACTATCTCATATCtgatctgaagaaaataaaagctgaacaGGAATCAGACAGTTATTTTCTCATTTGAGAGTATTGCCTGTAAAGCCAATTCCTCAGCAGATGATCGCTTTCTAATAGGTAACATGTTAAGCTCCTTTCACGTTTTTTCATGTTATTCATCTTGTAGTACTAAAGCAAACTCCTATGCAAGAACAACCAAAACCTTCTGACCCGATTATAACTCCATTATGGTAAATAGAATGGGGCTTTAATCTTCAGAATGGGTTTCTCTTGATGTTTATTCAACTgaatattttctgatattttatttgtattaaatcAGGTCATTCATTGAACAAATACACACGGACCACAGCTTGACAAGTTGTAAAAGTATATCTCTAGGTTTTTGACTATtcaatagaaataataaaaaaacccacagaaataataaataatagaatGTAAACTCCACAGTACTTTGATTACTTTCTGAAgctgagtttatttttctcccaaCAAGTAGAATAATATACTCTAACCTCATAAAGGAACAGATCTGAGGCTACAGTACCCAAATTTAGCAGAGCACTTGAAACAAAAAACGTTCTGCTGAGTGGTTTTCAGTTTCCACACATTCATTTCTGTGTGGTAAATTCCATTTACATCCTGCATGCTGCTACAAATGGATATAAAATCTAAGAGGTTATTAATCATtgccaaaacagaaacattCCCAAGTACCTCTTGAGATATGAATAATGTAATGACAAGCTGTAGAACATTGAGATCCTGACTCCATAGGTATCCATTCATTCAATGCATGTGTGAGCAGATTAAAGTGTTTGgcaatttttatataatttttacctttggaatatttttttctggttcatacagcatattaaaatactgcagaataatatttgaaagaataagTAGAAAAACCTTGATATGATCATTTACAAATACCTAAATCTGTTGTGCTCTGGCAATTCCACAAGTCTTAGAGCTTGCGAATAAATGAACTCTTATGCCTAAGAGCCTAAACATATACTAGAAAAACTTAGATGTGGAAGATGTCTGAAGATGAGAACTTTCAATGTTTCTCATCACAATGGCACAATCTACtggcatttcttttaaaaataattcagacatAATTAAGGGTGTTTCTGTTTTAGTCCAGGTCAGATTAAGACACTGCAGTAGATAACATCTATATAACTTTTAACTTACCTTTGaagtaaatataattaataagAACCATTAGAGTGTCTGGATCAAGGTCTTCAACTATTTGCTTTACCTTCCCATGGGTTTTGTTCTTTATGTAATCATTGATCTCTTTTTCAGCTTCAGTGGAATTCTGAAAGTTACTAGAAATAACTTTTGCTTTATACAATTTTTTGCTgtccttcagaaatgttttcagtggcTTGAGTTGTTCATCTGTGAACAGGATGTTCCCCATAGCCAGCTGCATCTGGCTGTCAGGGCGGTTCAGCTTGAGGAGGAGATGACGAAAGCCGTCATGTACCTCCTCCTCCCGGATCTTGGTGAGGTTAAAGGCGAGTCCTTTCAGAATTTGAGCCTGAGTAGAGGATCTGGAGCCCAGGGCCAGCAGGGCAAAGCCAGCGGAGATGCtgactggagagaaaaaaatgttcctgaCAGGGTCCTCCGTGGTCGCTTGTCTGTAAAACCTGAAGGCAAAGTCAGTGTTGCTGGGGACTATCCTGTGGCAGGATCCTCCAGGCTCTTCCCCGCAGGGATGCTGCTCCTGAGGGTAAGTCACTTTGTGCTGGCCATCGTGGTGGCCAGGCTGGGGCAAGCTGTGGACAGCAGGGTGAAGCGCGGCCACCAGCAAACACAGGGAGAGGGTGGCCCTCATCTCCTTTTGCAGCTACTGCATGAACAAGGAACAAAACAGTCAGAGTCGTGTCAACCtctcatcttttatttctatcCATTTCTAGATTCAGCAGCTCTTTGGCAATCATTGTTCTTTCGTGACTAGTGCCCTTACTACGGAAGTGTTTGAAATCCTCCTGCTTCTGAGTTTATGTGTAATTCCTAACCATTTTagttctgccttcctccagctATAGAAGTCCCTCGTTAAAGGATGTTTGTGAAGAGAGAAGTAAGTgagtattaaagaaaaatatgccaTGTTAGGAGtcagaggaaaagaacaaatgagACAAACTGATTTTGATCTGCGTGTAGATCCCTTTTTTATGGTGAGACAGAACATCGGGAGcaatttttaattctcttaTGTTTACCTCTAAGAACTCTGACAGTTTTTATGCTATTAGTGATTAAATGAGGCTTGTGTCAAATGACATAGTTATGTTactggaaaacatttaatatCATACTGCAGCTCTCAaatatactgtttttctctcattcCTGACTCATTTTAACATAAAAGTGAGTAAAAAGGGAGCTAGTAGCATTTCCCTTCCTCAATACTTGTTCTGATTAGATCAGAAtatgttgctttattttaaacagcttcCTCAGTTGATGAATATCTTCCAAATGGATCTCTATTTATGCCTACCCTCTCACAGGAGGGTTAGATTATTGATGTGGTCTCAGCCTCTCCtatttattcaaattttgtATTAGCAGGAAGGTAATTTCACAAGGGAGATACAGTCCCACGGCGAGAGCAGCACCCAGCAAAAAGCCTGTATTATGGCATCTTGGCCATTTCTGAAAACTGGGtattcttcatttttgctttccttttttttcactcattaGCCCAAGAATTCATAGGGATTACTGGTAGCATCTAGGATGttcaaattttcagaaaattgatAACATCTGTGGCAGCTGAAAATCTTATTAGTAACTAGAAATGCAATTCAAAACAGTCTTCACCATGCTGTTTAAAGTGGAACAGCTTCAAGGAAGAAGATCAAATGAGTTATCTGCTCAAACCCTACAGCTGACTGTTAAGCACTCAGATGTGGCTCAGGAGAAGATGATGACATATTAATTGGAATTTTTCTCACACTATGTCAGCACAGTAACCACTAAGATTTGGGTGAAAAGGGAGCCAGTTAGTCCTTCTCTGT carries:
- the LOC134141018 gene encoding LOW QUALITY PROTEIN: alpha-1-antitrypsin-like (The sequence of the model RefSeq protein was modified relative to this genomic sequence to represent the inferred CDS: substituted 1 base at 1 genomic stop codon) — encoded protein: CSLFMQXLQKEMRATLSLCLLVAALHPAVHSLPQPGHHDGQHKVTYPQEQHPCGEEPGGSCHRIVPSNTDFAFRFYRQATTEDPVRNIFFSPVSISAGFALLALGSRSSTQAQILKGLAFNLTKIREEEVHDGFRHLLLKLNRPDSQMQLAMGNILFTDEQLKPLKTFLKDSKKLYKAKVISSNFQNSTEAEKEINDYIKNKTHGKVKQIVEDLDPDTLMVLINYIYFKAYWENPFNIKGTRKDYFYVNEKTSVEVEMMNRDGFYQSYSDRKLSCEVVQIPYKGDVVALFILPSKGKMKRLEDALTKDTVSKWEKSFERRRMEVYIPKLSIYGTYDLKKMFMNLGVTDVFSDHADLSGIMETPDIKISKAVHKALLNIHENGTEAAGGTYTEFLPHSVPPVVKFNRPFLLLIVDRYSQSVLFMGKIVNPTEK